Proteins from one Devosia chinhatensis genomic window:
- a CDS encoding BolA family protein, whose product MSMTDTIRDKLTEQFSPLHLEVIDESESHHGHGGWREGGETHFRVRIATRNFDGMSRVAQHRAIMAALDEELKVSVHALAIEVVPAP is encoded by the coding sequence ATGTCCATGACGGACACTATTCGAGACAAACTCACCGAACAATTCTCGCCCCTCCATCTGGAGGTCATCGACGAATCCGAAAGCCATCACGGTCATGGCGGCTGGCGGGAGGGAGGTGAAACCCATTTTCGTGTCAGAATCGCGACCCGCAATTTTGACGGGATGAGCCGCGTTGCGCAACACCGTGCGATCATGGCGGCGCTTGACGAAGAGTTGAAGGTGTCCGTCCATGCGCTCGCCATCGAGGTCGTACCAGCGCCCTGA
- the cobT gene encoding cobaltochelatase subunit CobT, with product MAHPPRSKPNKPDQTQAFKSAMGATVRAIGGKPELEVSFTADRPLLTSDKARLANLPRLPTKRDIAVARGQGDAMAMRLASHDPDSHRKRSPMDPQARAAFDALEQARVESLGVIRMPGMGGNIHEMLEDRLFRANFAEVGAKDDAPLAEALGLMLREKLAGVAVPPSGHALVELWRKEIEAKASTSLDGLLSSYENQDDFARAAKAVLRDLNLIAESDMEEPSDGEEESAEDSQPEQAQGSDQSPEQGDGENEQSESEDDQQAGESEETGDVEGMEADMADADEDAETEAGEDAPMPPPAKDGGTQLSNQFNYKVFTTKFDEIVKAAELCPPDELDQLRALLDKQLENLAGAVARLANKLQRRLMAKQNRSWQFDLEEGLLDTARLTRVVTDPLQALSFKVENDTDFRDTVVTLLIDNSGSMRGRPITIAAICGDILARTLERCGVKVEILGFTTRAWKGGKSREAWLEANRPANPGRVNDIRHIIYKAADEPWRHARRNLGLMMREGLLKENIDGEALEWARKRLMARPEQRRILMVISDGAPVDDSTQSVNAGNYLEAHLRQVIEDIETRSPIQLVAVGIGHDVTRYYRRAVTLLDAEELAGALTDELASLFDEELPAQARRRTRG from the coding sequence ATGGCACACCCCCCGCGCAGCAAGCCGAACAAGCCCGACCAGACCCAGGCCTTCAAATCGGCCATGGGCGCGACGGTGCGTGCCATTGGCGGCAAGCCAGAACTGGAAGTCAGCTTTACCGCCGACCGTCCCTTGCTGACGTCGGACAAGGCCCGGCTGGCCAATCTGCCTCGTTTGCCCACCAAGCGGGACATCGCCGTCGCGCGCGGACAGGGCGATGCGATGGCCATGCGCCTCGCCAGCCACGATCCAGACAGCCACCGCAAGCGGTCTCCCATGGATCCCCAGGCCCGCGCCGCCTTTGACGCACTGGAACAGGCACGAGTGGAATCGCTCGGCGTCATCCGGATGCCCGGCATGGGCGGCAATATCCACGAGATGCTGGAAGACCGGCTGTTTCGGGCTAATTTTGCCGAGGTCGGAGCCAAGGATGACGCCCCGCTGGCCGAGGCTCTTGGCCTTATGCTGCGTGAGAAGCTTGCCGGCGTTGCCGTGCCGCCGTCCGGTCATGCCTTGGTCGAACTCTGGCGCAAGGAGATCGAAGCGAAGGCATCCACGTCGCTCGATGGCCTGCTCTCATCCTATGAGAACCAGGACGATTTCGCCCGCGCCGCAAAGGCGGTGCTGCGCGACCTGAACCTGATCGCCGAAAGCGACATGGAAGAACCATCGGACGGCGAGGAGGAAAGCGCCGAGGACAGCCAGCCCGAGCAGGCGCAGGGTTCCGATCAATCGCCCGAGCAAGGCGACGGCGAGAACGAACAGTCCGAGAGCGAAGACGATCAGCAGGCCGGCGAGAGCGAAGAGACCGGCGACGTCGAGGGCATGGAGGCCGACATGGCCGATGCCGACGAGGACGCCGAGACCGAAGCGGGCGAAGATGCGCCCATGCCGCCGCCCGCCAAGGATGGCGGCACACAGCTTTCCAACCAATTCAATTACAAGGTGTTCACCACCAAGTTTGACGAAATCGTCAAGGCCGCCGAGCTGTGCCCGCCTGACGAACTCGACCAGCTGCGTGCCCTGCTCGACAAGCAGCTCGAGAACCTCGCCGGGGCTGTTGCCCGGCTGGCCAACAAGCTGCAACGTCGCCTGATGGCCAAGCAGAACCGGAGCTGGCAATTCGACCTCGAGGAAGGGCTGCTGGATACGGCGCGTCTCACCCGGGTGGTCACCGATCCGCTGCAGGCGCTCTCCTTCAAGGTTGAGAACGACACCGATTTCCGCGACACGGTGGTGACTTTGCTGATCGACAATTCCGGCTCCATGCGCGGTCGGCCGATCACGATTGCAGCGATCTGTGGCGACATTCTCGCGCGCACACTGGAGCGTTGCGGGGTCAAGGTCGAGATTCTGGGTTTTACCACTCGCGCCTGGAAGGGCGGCAAGAGCCGTGAAGCCTGGCTCGAAGCCAATCGCCCGGCCAATCCTGGCCGCGTCAACGATATCCGTCACATCATCTACAAGGCCGCCGACGAGCCCTGGCGGCATGCACGGCGCAATCTGGGCCTGATGATGCGCGAAGGCCTGCTCAAGGAGAACATTGACGGCGAGGCGCTCGAATGGGCCCGCAAGCGCTTGATGGCGCGCCCCGAGCAACGTCGCATTCTGATGGTGATTTCCGATGGCGCCCCGGTGGATGACAGCACCCAGAGCGTCAATGCAGGCAATTATCTCGAAGCTCATCTTCGCCAGGTGATCGAGGATATCGAAACCCGTTCGCCGATCCAGCTCGTGGCAGTGGGCATCGGACACGACGTAACCCGGTATTACCGGCGGGCGGTGACGCTGCTCGATGCCGAGGAACTGGCCGGCGCTCTGACGGACGAGCTGGCCTCGCTGTTCGATGAGGAATTGCCGGCCCAAGCACGGCGGCGGACGCGGGGATGA
- a CDS encoding nuclear transport factor 2 family protein, whose amino-acid sequence MSVFNPTALPATIAAYFATSGNRAAIDLFAREAAVVDEGETHTGLEAITSWLDSVERRYRPRYVLQDASRSGTGHTVTFEVSGTFPGSPAILRQHFELNMDGKIRLLRTL is encoded by the coding sequence ATGTCAGTTTTTAACCCTACTGCCCTCCCCGCAACGATCGCAGCTTATTTCGCCACCTCAGGCAATCGTGCTGCGATAGACCTGTTTGCGCGCGAAGCAGCCGTTGTTGACGAGGGCGAGACACATACCGGTCTTGAGGCGATCACCTCGTGGCTCGACAGCGTCGAGCGTCGCTACAGACCTCGCTACGTTCTTCAGGATGCAAGCCGTAGCGGAACCGGACATACTGTCACCTTTGAGGTGTCAGGCACATTTCCCGGCAGCCCCGCCATTCTTCGGCAGCACTTCGAGCTCAATATGGACGGCAAGATCCGGCTTTTGCGCACGCTTTGA
- a CDS encoding DUF3108 domain-containing protein — protein sequence MIRSAFTCLALAMPLVAQPALSAPVDARVSYVVTVGGINIALIDIDFEDDGARYGFDVSARVTGLGNVVASGTAKASVSGSSSGAALQSERFQLETRANGETFNVEVGFAGRDVSSFQVTPPVLDSYDRIPLERTHLTGVADFLSSFVLKGQGLDRNLCDRDFRIFTGVERFNIDMGFLSQDEATSPRTGYQGPLVACSVKYRPVSGHFETSEMTQYLADTSRIIVWYAPLGASGYFVPYRVNIGTSMGDMSMVLTTARAE from the coding sequence GTGATCCGTTCTGCCTTCACCTGCCTTGCTTTGGCCATGCCACTGGTCGCCCAGCCCGCCCTGTCTGCGCCCGTGGATGCGCGGGTCAGCTATGTGGTGACCGTTGGCGGTATCAATATTGCCCTGATCGACATCGACTTCGAAGATGACGGCGCCCGTTACGGTTTCGATGTTTCTGCGCGGGTCACCGGCTTGGGCAACGTGGTGGCAAGCGGCACGGCAAAAGCCAGCGTCAGTGGGTCGTCGAGCGGTGCCGCGCTGCAATCGGAACGCTTCCAGCTCGAAACACGCGCCAATGGCGAGACCTTCAACGTAGAGGTCGGCTTTGCGGGGCGCGACGTCTCCTCCTTCCAGGTGACGCCGCCGGTTCTGGATTCCTATGACCGGATACCGCTGGAGCGGACCCATCTGACCGGGGTGGCCGATTTCCTTTCGTCCTTTGTCCTCAAGGGCCAGGGATTGGACCGCAATCTTTGCGATCGCGACTTCCGCATTTTCACAGGTGTCGAGCGGTTCAATATCGACATGGGTTTCCTGTCACAGGACGAAGCCACGTCTCCGCGCACGGGCTACCAGGGGCCTCTCGTAGCCTGTTCCGTAAAATACCGTCCGGTGTCCGGTCACTTCGAGACGTCGGAGATGACGCAATACCTGGCGGACACAAGCCGTATCATCGTCTGGTACGCGCCGCTGGGCGCTTCTGGATATTTCGTGCCTTATCGGGTCAATATCGGCACCAGCATGGGCGATATGTCCATGGTGCTAACGACGGCCCGCGCCGAGTAG
- a CDS encoding VUT family protein — MLSRLLVALVAMVAVVAASNFLVQFPVDLTLGGVHIGDILTWGAFTYPVAFLVTDLSNRAFGPQKTRLIVIAGFCVAVIISIWLATPRIAVASGTAFLVAQMLDVSIFHRLRNGAWWHAPMFSSLAGSVLDTVLFFSIAMAPAFAGIDAFFGMEDTSLAFPAPLLGIGPDVELWQSLALGDFLIKLVMAVLMLAPYKTIRDLVLKRMPLAA, encoded by the coding sequence ATGCTGTCTCGCCTGCTTGTGGCGCTCGTCGCCATGGTGGCCGTCGTCGCCGCCTCCAATTTCCTCGTGCAGTTTCCCGTGGACTTGACCCTGGGTGGCGTCCATATTGGCGACATCCTGACTTGGGGTGCCTTTACCTATCCTGTCGCCTTCCTCGTCACCGACCTCTCCAACCGCGCCTTCGGCCCGCAAAAGACCCGGCTGATCGTAATTGCCGGCTTCTGCGTGGCGGTCATCATCTCCATCTGGCTGGCGACGCCGCGCATCGCCGTCGCGTCGGGCACCGCTTTCCTTGTGGCGCAGATGCTCGATGTCTCCATCTTTCACCGCCTGCGCAACGGCGCCTGGTGGCATGCTCCGATGTTCTCCTCGCTGGCAGGATCGGTGCTGGACACGGTCCTCTTCTTCTCCATCGCCATGGCCCCGGCCTTTGCCGGCATCGATGCCTTCTTCGGCATGGAAGATACTTCGCTTGCCTTCCCCGCGCCCCTGCTCGGCATCGGGCCGGACGTTGAGCTGTGGCAGAGCCTGGCTCTGGGCGATTTCCTCATAAAGCTGGTCATGGCCGTTTTGATGCTCGCGCCTTACAAGACCATCCGCGATCTTGTGCTCAAGCGCATGCCCTTGGCGGCGTAA
- the rpmB gene encoding 50S ribosomal protein L28, whose translation MARRCELTGKGVMVGNNVSHALNRTRRRFLPNLINVTLISDALNRSVKLRISTSALRTVEHRGGLDAFLLKQDDADLSPLALGIKKEIRAALAA comes from the coding sequence ATGGCACGTCGCTGCGAACTGACCGGTAAGGGCGTCATGGTGGGCAACAATGTTTCCCACGCTCTCAACCGCACCCGCCGCCGCTTCCTCCCCAACCTCATCAACGTCACGCTGATCTCGGACGCGCTGAACCGTTCGGTCAAGCTGCGCATTTCGACCTCGGCCCTGCGCACCGTGGAGCACCGCGGTGGCCTGGACGCCTTCCTGCTCAAGCAGGATGACGCCGACCTGTCCCCCCTGGCTCTCGGTATCAAGAAGGAAATCCGCGCGGCCCTCGCGGCCTAA
- a CDS encoding helicase-related protein → MTFAPSHLVKAILGPTNTGKTYFAIERMLAHPTGMIGLPLRLLAREVYQRVVERVGEQAVALVTGEERIVPAKPRYWVATVEAMPMDIHVDCVAVDEIQTAIDFDRGHVFTDRILKARGFHETLLLGSATMAGVVKKLIPHAEIIDRPRFSQLTYSGSKKLSRQPARSAIVAFSARQVYAIAELIRRERGGAAVVMGALSPRTRNAQVDLYQNGDVDFLVATDAIGMGLNLDIHHVAFADDTKFDGHQSRPLTPSELGQIAGRAGRHRHNGTFGVTGGTENFDEELVVQLETHDFEPVRQVQWRNSVLDFSSIERLRGSLEVSPQDRTLTRVPIATDQMALEFLARNEAGALARGHEAVKLLWECCQIPDYQGISPAAHGEIVTRIFSDLRRITRVDEDWIAEQVRFCDNAEGDIDTLSNRIKQIRTWTFVANRKNWLEDPTYWREKTRDIEDRLSDALHERLTQRFVDRRTSVLLRHLKDKRMVSPEINSQGEVRLEGHLIGTLEGFRFSLARNDGELDAKGLRGAADSVVAPEIHNRAGRLAGSPNEEFVLATDGRLRWRGEIVAELAEGDSLYRPRIIILADETLTGPDLEKVQDRLMLWLRHHINTVLEPIMALEAPVDLEGTARGLAYRLFEHLGLLPRHDVADDVKGLDQDVRGKLRKLGIKFGAYHIYLPLSLKPAPRELALVLFALKHGGIRQAGVTDIPHIVLSGRTSFLVDPEVDTRLYEIAGFKVAGKRAVRIDILERLADIIRPLIALDAARPYAGDLPAGAADGNGFRVTVEMTSLLGCSGDDFSSILTSLGYRVRRTPKPAAPIAPADASAEAAALDQVLEDSPASVEPAVEADETVVALPIIEGAVPDAAPADAAATQPVSSEPEMDEVWFPGRRNHDQRRHEPRGRRDADGEGQPGRRNERSRQNANRGKRPEGNERPQGGRAAHGKGREEERRTRPDKGERTDRRPPREERKPVFDPDSPFAALAALRGKSE, encoded by the coding sequence ATGACTTTCGCACCCTCCCATTTGGTCAAGGCCATTCTTGGGCCGACCAATACCGGCAAGACCTATTTCGCCATCGAGCGCATGCTGGCTCATCCGACGGGGATGATCGGTCTGCCGCTGCGCCTGCTTGCGCGCGAAGTCTACCAACGCGTGGTGGAGCGGGTGGGAGAGCAGGCGGTCGCTCTTGTTACCGGGGAAGAGCGTATCGTGCCTGCAAAGCCGCGCTATTGGGTTGCGACGGTCGAAGCCATGCCGATGGACATTCATGTCGATTGCGTGGCCGTGGACGAGATTCAGACCGCCATCGATTTCGATCGCGGCCATGTGTTCACCGACCGTATCCTCAAGGCCCGCGGGTTTCACGAAACGCTCTTGCTGGGTTCCGCCACAATGGCGGGGGTCGTCAAAAAGCTTATCCCACACGCTGAGATCATCGATCGGCCGCGCTTTTCCCAGCTGACCTATTCGGGCTCGAAGAAGCTCTCCCGCCAGCCGGCCCGCTCCGCGATCGTCGCCTTTTCGGCGCGCCAGGTTTACGCCATTGCCGAACTGATCCGACGCGAACGCGGTGGTGCGGCGGTGGTGATGGGAGCGCTTTCGCCACGCACCCGCAATGCCCAGGTTGACCTCTATCAGAATGGCGATGTGGACTTCCTCGTTGCTACCGATGCCATCGGTATGGGTCTCAACCTCGATATCCACCACGTCGCCTTTGCCGACGATACCAAGTTCGATGGCCATCAGAGCCGCCCGCTGACACCGTCCGAGCTCGGCCAGATTGCCGGTCGAGCCGGGCGGCATCGCCATAACGGGACATTTGGGGTGACCGGGGGCACAGAGAATTTTGACGAAGAACTCGTCGTGCAGCTCGAGACCCACGATTTCGAGCCTGTGCGGCAGGTGCAATGGCGCAATTCGGTGCTCGATTTTTCTTCCATCGAGCGGCTACGCGGGTCACTCGAAGTTTCCCCGCAGGACAGAACGCTGACCCGCGTGCCAATCGCCACCGACCAAATGGCCCTGGAGTTTCTGGCGCGCAACGAGGCCGGAGCCTTGGCGCGCGGCCATGAAGCGGTCAAACTGCTCTGGGAATGTTGCCAGATTCCTGACTATCAGGGCATCTCACCGGCAGCGCACGGGGAGATTGTGACCCGAATCTTCTCGGATTTGAGACGAATTACACGGGTCGACGAGGATTGGATTGCCGAGCAGGTCCGGTTTTGCGACAATGCGGAGGGCGACATTGACACACTCAGCAATCGGATCAAGCAGATCCGGACCTGGACCTTTGTCGCGAACCGCAAAAACTGGCTTGAAGACCCTACTTATTGGCGCGAAAAGACACGGGACATTGAAGACCGCCTGAGTGACGCTCTGCACGAGCGTCTTACCCAGCGCTTCGTCGACCGGCGCACAAGCGTGCTGCTCCGCCATCTGAAAGACAAACGTATGGTATCTCCCGAAATCAATAGCCAAGGCGAAGTGCGGCTGGAAGGCCACCTCATCGGCACGCTTGAAGGCTTCCGCTTCTCCCTGGCTCGCAACGATGGCGAGCTCGATGCCAAGGGTCTGCGGGGCGCCGCCGATTCCGTGGTCGCGCCAGAGATACACAATCGTGCCGGAAGACTGGCCGGTTCGCCAAATGAAGAATTCGTGTTGGCGACAGATGGTCGGTTGCGCTGGCGCGGCGAAATCGTCGCGGAACTGGCCGAAGGCGATAGCCTCTATCGCCCCCGCATCATTATTCTGGCCGACGAAACGCTGACTGGCCCGGACCTGGAGAAGGTTCAGGATCGGTTGATGCTCTGGCTTCGGCACCACATCAATACCGTCCTCGAGCCAATCATGGCCCTCGAGGCTCCTGTAGACCTGGAAGGCACGGCCCGCGGTCTGGCCTACCGCCTGTTCGAGCATCTGGGGCTGCTGCCGCGCCACGACGTCGCTGACGATGTCAAAGGTCTCGATCAGGACGTGCGCGGCAAGCTGCGCAAACTGGGTATCAAGTTCGGCGCTTACCACATCTATCTGCCGCTTTCGCTCAAGCCCGCACCGCGTGAGCTTGCGCTGGTGCTGTTCGCGCTCAAGCATGGTGGCATCCGCCAGGCAGGCGTGACCGATATTCCCCACATCGTTCTATCCGGTCGCACCTCGTTCCTGGTTGATCCGGAAGTCGATACCCGCCTTTATGAAATTGCCGGCTTCAAGGTCGCGGGCAAACGCGCCGTGCGCATCGACATCCTGGAACGGCTGGCCGACATCATCCGCCCCCTCATCGCCCTCGATGCGGCCCGTCCCTATGCCGGGGACCTGCCGGCCGGCGCCGCCGATGGCAATGGGTTCCGCGTGACCGTGGAGATGACCAGTCTGTTGGGCTGCTCGGGCGATGATTTTTCCTCGATACTGACGTCCCTGGGATATCGCGTCCGTCGGACACCCAAACCGGCGGCTCCCATTGCGCCTGCCGATGCGTCCGCCGAAGCCGCGGCGCTGGACCAGGTGCTGGAAGACAGTCCAGCGAGCGTCGAGCCTGCCGTCGAAGCTGACGAGACAGTTGTTGCGCTCCCCATCATCGAAGGAGCCGTGCCTGATGCGGCGCCCGCAGATGCTGCTGCAACCCAGCCCGTGTCGTCCGAGCCGGAGATGGACGAGGTCTGGTTTCCGGGACGCCGCAATCATGATCAGCGCCGCCACGAACCTCGCGGCCGTCGCGACGCCGATGGCGAAGGGCAGCCGGGGCGCCGCAACGAACGCTCGCGCCAGAACGCCAATCGCGGTAAGCGTCCAGAGGGCAACGAACGCCCGCAGGGGGGCAGAGCTGCGCATGGCAAGGGGCGCGAGGAGGAACGGCGGACCCGCCCTGACAAGGGTGAGCGCACCGATCGCCGACCGCCCCGCGAGGAGCGCAAGCCGGTCTTTGATCCTGATAGCCCTTTTGCAGCTCTCGCCGCCCTGCGCGGCAAGTCGGAGTAG
- the cobS gene encoding cobaltochelatase subunit CobS, producing MTEFANMPDTEYKARDLFGIDTDMVVKGYKDRTSHVPPIDPDYLFDRNTTLAILAGFAFNRRVMVQGYHGTGKSTHIEQVAARLNWPLVRVNLDSHVSRIDLVGKDAIVLKDGKQITEFRDGILPWAVQNNVALVFDEYDAGRPDVMFVIQRVLEQSGRLTLLDQNRVIVPHPAFRLFSTTNTIGLGDTSGLYHGTQQINQGQMDRWSIVTTLNYLPHDKEVGIVLAKNKAYGESDKGRKQVSNMVRLADLTRSAFINGDISTVMSPRGVITWAENAVIFGGDIGFAFRLTFLNKCDELERPVVAEFYQRVFGEDLPESSANLAVMA from the coding sequence ATGACCGAATTCGCCAATATGCCCGATACCGAATACAAGGCGCGGGATCTGTTCGGCATCGACACCGACATGGTGGTCAAGGGCTATAAGGATCGCACCAGCCATGTGCCGCCGATCGACCCCGATTACCTGTTCGATCGCAATACGACACTCGCCATTCTGGCCGGTTTCGCGTTCAATCGCCGTGTCATGGTTCAGGGCTATCACGGCACTGGCAAGTCCACTCATATCGAGCAGGTCGCGGCGCGTCTCAACTGGCCGCTGGTCCGCGTCAACCTGGACAGTCATGTGTCGCGTATCGACCTCGTGGGCAAGGACGCGATCGTCCTCAAGGACGGCAAGCAGATCACCGAATTCCGCGATGGCATCCTGCCCTGGGCAGTGCAGAACAATGTCGCTCTGGTCTTCGACGAATATGATGCGGGGCGCCCGGACGTGATGTTCGTGATCCAGCGTGTGCTCGAGCAGTCCGGCCGGCTCACGCTTCTGGACCAGAACCGCGTGATCGTGCCGCATCCGGCTTTTCGCCTGTTTTCGACCACCAACACGATCGGCCTGGGCGATACATCAGGTCTTTATCACGGCACCCAGCAGATCAACCAGGGCCAGATGGATCGCTGGAGCATTGTCACGACGCTCAATTACCTGCCGCATGACAAGGAGGTCGGGATCGTCCTCGCCAAGAACAAGGCCTATGGCGAGAGCGACAAGGGTCGCAAGCAAGTGTCCAACATGGTGCGCCTGGCGGACCTGACCCGCTCGGCTTTCATCAACGGCGATATCTCCACCGTCATGTCCCCTCGCGGTGTCATTACCTGGGCCGAAAATGCCGTGATCTTCGGTGGCGATATCGGCTTTGCCTTCCGGCTGACCTTCCTCAACAAGTGCGACGAACTTGAACGCCCAGTAGTGGCTGAGTTCTATCAGCGCGTGTTCGGCGAAGACCTGCCCGAAAGCTCCGCCAACCTGGCAGTGATGGCTTAA
- a CDS encoding J domain-containing protein — MTIKCDWVGCEEPGEYRAPKGVRSEGQYHNFCLEHVRHYNKAFNYFAGMSPDELDEALHSPPKAETRSSFATGSAGAARAAGRQAAQPGEKYGDPFGVFARYRYQQSKRPATERVKPLNEQDRRALETLGFTKHAKSDDIKAAYKALVKKHHPDVNGGDASSEERLRSVIAAYTHLKKTGFVLR; from the coding sequence GTGACGATCAAATGCGACTGGGTAGGCTGTGAGGAGCCCGGAGAATACCGGGCGCCCAAGGGCGTGCGCTCGGAGGGGCAGTATCACAATTTCTGCCTTGAGCATGTTCGGCACTACAACAAGGCCTTCAACTATTTTGCCGGCATGAGCCCGGACGAACTGGACGAGGCCCTGCATTCCCCGCCCAAGGCCGAGACCCGATCCAGTTTTGCCACGGGCAGTGCGGGTGCCGCGCGCGCGGCAGGCCGGCAAGCCGCCCAGCCAGGTGAGAAATATGGCGACCCATTCGGGGTTTTCGCACGCTATCGCTACCAGCAGTCCAAACGCCCGGCGACCGAGCGGGTCAAGCCGCTCAATGAGCAGGATCGCCGCGCGCTCGAAACGCTGGGCTTCACGAAACATGCCAAGTCCGACGACATCAAGGCTGCCTACAAGGCGCTGGTCAAGAAACATCATCCTGACGTCAATGGCGGGGATGCCTCGTCCGAGGAGCGGCTGCGCTCGGTAATTGCCGCCTATACCCACCTGAAGAAAACCGGTTTCGTGCTTCGATAA
- a CDS encoding esterase-like activity of phytase family protein — protein MMERAAFALVLLCLASPVHAVEATVSAAQISRFRNIDLDQPIDKLIFRGGMTLQSPDDTFGGLSSVTQTGDNQRIAFVTDRGHFVSGQLAYDEADRLFGFIGVTIEPIQNSSGQPLPRQYARDAEGMDTIWRDGVPVGVRVGFEHLTRVADFSVTDGRPGGAAREVPIPQWLTDLRTNESIESVCIAPPASPVAGSTILITEEALDADGNHRGEMLGINDKGPFTYVNSPIVNPTDCAFLPNGDLLVLERGVSLFSFVMNLRRVRAEDVQPGVLMRGELLLSAQGPEIDNMESLMVHQSPGGEWRILMGSDNNFNGWQRNMILEFALQE, from the coding sequence ATGATGGAACGGGCCGCTTTCGCCCTGGTGCTTCTTTGCCTGGCCAGCCCGGTCCACGCGGTAGAGGCAACGGTGAGTGCGGCGCAGATTTCCCGTTTCAGGAATATCGACCTCGACCAACCCATCGACAAGCTGATCTTTCGCGGTGGCATGACGCTGCAAAGTCCCGACGATACGTTCGGTGGCCTTTCCAGCGTTACCCAGACCGGAGACAATCAACGCATCGCCTTTGTCACCGATCGCGGCCACTTCGTGTCGGGCCAACTGGCCTATGATGAGGCCGATCGTCTGTTCGGCTTCATCGGCGTGACCATTGAGCCGATCCAGAATTCTTCCGGGCAACCGCTGCCTCGCCAATATGCACGTGACGCCGAGGGTATGGATACGATCTGGCGCGACGGCGTTCCGGTCGGCGTGCGGGTAGGGTTCGAGCATTTGACCCGGGTCGCTGATTTTTCCGTCACCGATGGGCGTCCCGGCGGCGCTGCGCGCGAAGTGCCCATTCCGCAGTGGCTTACCGATCTACGGACGAACGAATCCATCGAGTCGGTCTGCATCGCGCCGCCCGCATCACCCGTCGCAGGGTCCACGATCCTCATCACCGAGGAGGCCCTGGACGCGGACGGAAATCATCGCGGCGAGATGCTGGGAATTAACGACAAGGGCCCGTTCACGTACGTAAACAGTCCCATCGTCAATCCCACCGATTGCGCGTTCCTGCCCAATGGCGACCTTTTGGTGCTTGAGCGGGGGGTATCGCTGTTCAGTTTCGTAATGAACCTGAGGCGAGTTCGCGCCGAAGATGTGCAGCCCGGTGTCCTGATGCGCGGCGAATTGCTGCTTTCTGCGCAGGGTCCGGAGATCGACAACATGGAAAGCCTGATGGTGCATCAAAGTCCCGGCGGCGAATGGCGCATCCTCATGGGCTCGGATAACAATTTCAACGGCTGGCAACGCAACATGATCCTGGAATTTGCGCTCCAGGAGTAA